In one window of Oscillospiraceae bacterium DNA:
- a CDS encoding LytTR family DNA-binding domain-containing protein — protein sequence MRVAICDDEARCVEDLRGLLTDYAKRQDDLPLKIKTYLSGEEFCRHLAMGRFDIVFLDVSMPEMDGFEVAQRIRTLDLDVLVVFITYLEEYMAQSFSVTASDYLVKPVSQVNFDTTLARLQVLLAHRQTSVYTIHLKGGGDKTIPLSNIFYLASDGHYIRAVTLEGEFYYIGKLSDEEEKLTRERFVRTHQSYLINMAHIFITFDDHVSLKDGTEIPVSRKYLDRVRECMG from the coding sequence ATGCGTGTTGCCATTTGTGACGACGAAGCACGGTGTGTCGAAGATCTACGTGGCCTTCTCACCGATTACGCAAAACGACAGGACGATTTGCCTTTGAAAATAAAGACATATCTGTCCGGGGAGGAGTTCTGCCGTCACCTTGCAATGGGAAGATTTGACATCGTATTTTTGGACGTCTCCATGCCCGAGATGGACGGCTTTGAAGTGGCGCAGCGGATTCGGACTTTGGATTTGGACGTGTTGGTGGTGTTTATTACATACTTGGAGGAATATATGGCACAGTCTTTTTCCGTTACGGCGTCGGATTACTTGGTAAAACCCGTGTCGCAAGTGAATTTTGACACAACGTTGGCGCGGCTGCAAGTGTTGCTTGCCCACAGGCAAACGTCCGTCTACACCATTCATCTCAAAGGCGGCGGAGACAAAACCATCCCGCTGTCCAACATTTTCTACTTGGCAAGCGACGGACATTATATACGCGCGGTCACCCTAGAGGGAGAATTTTACTACATTGGCAAGTTGTCCGACGAAGAAGAAAAGCTGACACGGGAGCGGTTTGTCCGTACGCACCAGTCGTACTTGATCAACATGGCGCATATCTTCATCACCTTTGACGACCACGTCTCTTTGAAAGACGGGACTGAGATTCCCGTGAGCCGAAAATATTTGGACCGTGTCCGCGAGTGTATGGGTTAG
- a CDS encoding PadR family transcriptional regulator, translating to MANEKKLDCVILGLLSHEDLTGYDIKKRIDTALKYFWRASFGSIYPTLKELVADGLAEKIDTAENDRNKITYRITEQGRQHLKNWLELSVKKDELRYETLLKLFFADVANPKTSIRHVENFEARIRADFPYLLSAVKNLEVADSSDKAHIYYLLTARFGVKIYSAYLEWCEEAKQTLAGIW from the coding sequence ATGGCAAATGAAAAGAAACTGGATTGTGTTATTTTGGGTTTGTTGAGCCATGAGGATTTAACTGGGTATGACATCAAGAAAAGAATTGACACCGCCTTAAAATATTTCTGGCGAGCGAGCTTCGGCAGTATCTATCCTACATTGAAAGAACTCGTCGCAGATGGTCTGGCAGAAAAAATAGATACTGCGGAAAATGACCGCAACAAGATTACTTATAGAATAACAGAGCAAGGCCGTCAGCACTTGAAAAACTGGTTGGAATTATCGGTAAAAAAAGATGAACTGCGGTATGAAACCTTGCTCAAATTGTTTTTCGCAGATGTCGCAAACCCCAAAACGTCAATTAGGCACGTTGAGAATTTTGAAGCGAGGATTAGAGCGGATTTCCCCTATCTACTGTCGGCGGTAAAGAACCTTGAAGTGGCGGACAGTAGTGATAAAGCACACATATATTATCTGCTTACAGCGAGATTTGGCGTGAAAATATATTCGGCTTACCTTGAATGGTGCGAGGAAGCGAAGCAGACGTTAGCGGGGATATGGTGA
- a CDS encoding GHKL domain-containing protein, which translates to MEAWMWIVIEICTAAIESVMSFVFVSAFLQRKAKRPNVVVVLTLGGVTAVKFLVSYYLNDSIAFIALTTIFTLVVVAFVCFGIKTRWFLLAPPLYLLLASFAEFLAALLVTVPQSESFATLMEFTPHRFQALIVSNFLRLFFIKIFERFRIGKLEKPETKLWLPLCCLPLFSILVVMQIALESVSNDGPRTVLSIASIIVFFFLNIIIFALVEALIRRAEKDKLLAALEKQNAVQREHITLLTENRAQIRRLMHDFKLHVQSFLSLCEAGQYEELAENIRKVARMQNKASPVVSTGNPAFDALVSAKREEAERNRIACNWRIQVPEKLEVLSLDTCVLIGNALDNAIEACLRVDMNRFIDMELETNRTRLLWILRNTLGRKPKEDGEFLQTSKTDAARHGIGLRSMKQCCDSLGGVMKWEFNETVFTVLVSLPLAGKKPGDNVSRGRI; encoded by the coding sequence ATGGAAGCTTGGATGTGGATCGTCATAGAAATATGTACCGCCGCAATCGAATCTGTGATGTCGTTTGTTTTTGTCTCCGCTTTTTTGCAGCGAAAAGCAAAACGGCCCAATGTCGTGGTGGTTCTCACACTGGGCGGCGTTACGGCGGTCAAATTTTTGGTCAGTTATTATTTGAATGACAGCATTGCCTTCATCGCGCTGACGACAATCTTCACGCTGGTTGTCGTCGCTTTCGTCTGCTTCGGCATCAAAACACGTTGGTTTTTGCTGGCCCCGCCGCTGTATCTTCTTTTGGCAAGCTTCGCCGAATTTTTGGCGGCGCTCCTTGTGACAGTGCCGCAGTCCGAGTCTTTTGCCACACTCATGGAGTTTACACCGCACCGGTTTCAAGCGCTCATCGTCTCAAATTTTCTTCGGTTGTTCTTCATCAAAATTTTTGAGCGCTTCCGAATCGGAAAACTTGAAAAACCGGAGACGAAGCTGTGGCTGCCGCTGTGCTGTTTGCCGCTGTTTTCCATACTCGTCGTCATGCAGATTGCGCTGGAATCCGTCTCAAACGACGGCCCGAGAACCGTGCTGTCCATTGCCAGCATCATCGTGTTTTTCTTTCTGAACATCATCATCTTTGCCCTGGTGGAAGCGCTGATACGGCGCGCTGAGAAGGACAAACTGCTCGCCGCGCTGGAGAAGCAGAATGCTGTACAGCGAGAACACATCACGCTGCTCACGGAGAACCGCGCGCAGATTCGCCGGCTGATGCATGATTTTAAATTGCATGTCCAAAGCTTTCTCTCCCTGTGCGAGGCGGGCCAATATGAGGAACTGGCGGAAAATATCCGAAAAGTGGCGCGGATGCAAAACAAGGCATCCCCCGTCGTCTCGACTGGCAACCCCGCCTTTGACGCCCTTGTCTCCGCCAAAAGGGAGGAGGCGGAAAGAAACAGGATCGCCTGCAATTGGCGCATCCAAGTTCCCGAAAAGCTGGAGGTTTTGTCGCTTGACACATGTGTCTTGATCGGGAACGCCCTGGACAACGCAATCGAAGCCTGTCTGCGGGTGGATATGAACCGTTTTATAGACATGGAACTGGAGACGAACCGGACGCGGCTGCTGTGGATCCTTCGGAATACCCTGGGCCGAAAGCCAAAAGAGGATGGCGAGTTTTTGCAAACAAGCAAGACCGACGCCGCCCGGCACGGCATCGGCCTGAGGAGCATGAAACAATGCTGCGATTCTTTGGGCGGCGTGATGAAATGGGAGTTTAATGAAACCGTGTTTACCGTGTTGGTATCCCTGCCGTTGGCGGGGAAGAAACCGGGTGACAATGTGTCGCGGGGACGTATATAA
- a CDS encoding DUF4367 domain-containing protein, with amino-acid sequence MLADDTLLPLDDPSNTDKILEILAIIRRKENKPAELREAERSAFWTRLLDRYGDQLPFRLEDVVRPREGKTSNGDAGSQASRTRFGRRLSWHRIGRRFAAVAVLVTALLLVNTLVAYAFQVNILSAVVPFTDDLFHKTVVVSTVDTPGSVGPPQGSRVNGGSTLLQTALDELGITQPNAPGWMPSGFVFDNLQVADAQSCKILAAQYKRGKEAITLTFALYDQPLTELTRTHEKSTGTPLEYERDGIIHYIFNNFDVTVVTWFDGVCDCDIQGNISVKEMKSIIDSMY; translated from the coding sequence ATGTTGGCCGACGACACGCTGCTGCCACTGGACGACCCTTCTAACACCGACAAAATTCTTGAAATTCTGGCGATCATCAGACGCAAAGAGAACAAACCCGCCGAGCTGCGCGAAGCAGAGCGGAGCGCATTCTGGACGAGACTACTGGACCGCTACGGGGATCAGCTGCCCTTCCGCCTCGAAGATGTTGTGCGTCCGCGCGAAGGCAAAACTTCCAACGGCGACGCCGGCTCGCAAGCCAGCCGGACGCGGTTTGGGCGCCGCCTTTCATGGCACAGAATCGGCAGACGATTCGCGGCGGTCGCTGTGCTGGTCACGGCGCTGCTGCTTGTGAACACGCTTGTCGCCTACGCGTTTCAGGTCAACATTTTGAGCGCGGTGGTACCCTTCACGGACGATCTGTTCCATAAAACGGTCGTGGTGTCAACAGTAGACACGCCCGGATCGGTAGGACCTCCGCAGGGCAGCCGTGTAAACGGAGGCAGTACTCTCCTTCAGACAGCCCTTGACGAATTGGGTATTACACAGCCGAACGCTCCCGGTTGGATGCCGAGCGGATTTGTGTTCGATAATCTGCAAGTTGCCGATGCACAGAGCTGCAAAATTTTAGCGGCACAGTATAAGCGCGGCAAAGAAGCGATAACGCTGACGTTTGCCCTCTACGATCAACCACTTACAGAGTTGACACGAACTCACGAAAAGAGCACAGGTACTCCATTGGAGTATGAACGCGACGGTATTATCCACTACATTTTTAACAATTTTGATGTTACAGTAGTGACATGGTTTGACGGCGTATGCGACTGCGATATTCAAGGAAATATTTCCGTCAAGGAAATGAAGTCAATCATCGACTCAATGTATTAA